In Colletotrichum higginsianum IMI 349063 chromosome 3, whole genome shotgun sequence, a genomic segment contains:
- a CDS encoding Aldo/keto reductase has protein sequence MSFGNKAKLHTGAEIPTLGYGTWQSAPGEVSVGVYEALKAGYRHLDLAKIYQNQPEVAQGIKKALAEIPGLKREDIWITSKLWNNNHRPENVEAALDETLKELELDYLDLYLIHWPVAFKKDGDKLFPLASENEVDLDQEVSLVDTWKALIDLPKSKVKNIGVSNFTVEDLQTVIDATGVVPAVNQIERHPLLQQNDTLIKYAKEKNIHITAYSAFGNNGFGLPLLIENDTVKKIAERLNATPAQVVLAWSQTGGHSVIPKSVTPSRIQSNFQEVKITDDDVAAINEIGKQPRRYNIPFTYKPRWNINIWDEEEEKAATNKVVRKL, from the exons ATGTCTTTCGGTAACAAGGCCAAGCTCCacaccggcgccgagatcCC CACTCTGGGATACGGCACCTGGCAGTCCGCCCCCGGCGAAGTCTCCGTCGGTGTCTACGAGGCCCTCAAGGCCGGCTACCGccacctcgacctcgccaagaTCTACCAGAACCAGCCCGAGGTCGCCCAGGGCATCAAgaaggccctcgccgagatccCCGGCCTGAAGCGCGAGGACATCTGGATCACCTCCAAGCTGTGGAACAACAACCACCGCCCCGAGAACGTtgaggccgccctcgacgagaccctcaaggagctcgagctcgactACCTCGACCTCTACCTCATCCACTGGCCCGTCGCCTTCAAGAAGGACGGCGACAAGCTCTTCCCCCTTGCCAGCGAGaacgaggtcgacctcgaccaggAGGTGTCCCTCGTTGACACCTGGAAGG CCCTGATCGACCTCCCCAAGTCCAAGGTCAAGAACATTGGTGTCTCCAACTTCACCGTTGAGGACCTCCAGaccgtcatcgacgccaCCGGCGTTGTCCCCGCCGTCAACCAGATCGAGCGTCaccctctcctccagcagaACGACACCCTGATCAAGTacgccaaggagaagaacaTCCACATCACCGCCTACTCT GCCTTCGGCAACAACGGCTTCGgtctccccctcctcatcgAGAACGACACCGTCAAGAAGATCGCCGAGCGCCTCAACGCTACCCCCGCccaggtcgtcctcgcctGGTCCCAGACCGGCGGCCACTCCGTCATCCCCAAGTCCGTCACCCCGAGCCGCATCCAGTCCAACTTCCAGGAGGTCAAgatcaccgacgacgacgtcgccgccattAACGAGATCGGCAAGCAGCCCCGCCGCTACAACATCCCCTTCACCTACAAGCCCCGCTGGAACATCAACATctgggacgaggaggaggagaaggcggccaCCAACAAGGTCGTCCGCAAGCTTTGA
- a CDS encoding High-affinity nicotinic acid transporter: MAESLAALGVAANIVQFLELGLKATISIVETYRSINDDGWASRNADLDSMAKDVQLCFGRLQEDADVKLDPSMKSLLQRSIDTADELRSVLLGLVMDSSRRHRMQKWAKFKASVAAHFKKGKIDEIQARLAEIKSHIFERLQVLLYDHRLSLSRSMHSLEEASEGWNRATEKRLNALAQDLGKLAEESQSAAEASSEGLRVFAETWARVSEEAKNQDTVLAILASLRFAQIKERQSEVPKAHRTTFEWVFSEESPVDFSAWLLESSGLFWITGKPGSGKSTLMKFLLGHERTMLLAEGWAKTEPLIIASHFFWAVGTEIQKSQEGLLRTLLFQVLVNCPGIISMVCPARYASPFRRLDTWSIEELSEAFIRLKDIRPLPARILLFVDGLDEYKGNKGDLVRFLRSTSESPYIKVCCASRSWPVFLNGFKDVSGQIRMHELTANDMVCYVRDTLEQHSFFEALRKRHEDEAENLVRDIAERSEGVFFWVFLVVKSLLRGLDNSDDLGILQRRLSEFPSDLDKYFQRMLDTIENVYKENVSLVFSMLLLANSPLPTVLFLALEDLVETCKKERDHKERNQSKFFPSLMAWRRDLAPKTLDTFTLNVIHDAFGLKHGQEKQLACGDLEESLVKTKQDQILAQCRDLVQAWEIDGGISPYHLRLGFLHRTVVEFLQQSKGNQWHSTLPAERYLLGRSCLAFVTFLGGVPLHQTEEFVLRLLCTIHGNTARLDHLNDWLLEGLLLKFGDYPSTTAADPLRRRLEGVVIQEWLRREYPYETPGRLRDFCEQYFHWLLHESGHIEVGDWARISWSRMIDLETLERVLGVDGLVSERRRELSVAFLDFLERLCASSEEDKPRNAFDVCKVLIQHGIAGYARGNGKTMPFGPDSKQTRSGDPEMLALTQVTTLERLRGNKVFSEEELLELGEAFPSGSIARHKTTVIR, translated from the exons ATGGCAGAGTCTCTGGCGgcgctcggcgtcgccgccaacatTGTCCAGTTTCTTGAGCTCGGGCTCAAGGCGACCATATCCATCGTCGAGACGTACCGCAgcatcaacgacgacggctggGCGTCGCGCAACGCCGACCTGGACTCGATGGCCAAGGATGTCCAGCTTTGCTTTGGCCGCCTCCAGGAGGATGCGGACGTCAAGCTGGACCCTTCCATGAAGAGCTTGCTTCAGCGGTCCATCGATACGGCCGACGAGCTCAGGTCGGTACTTCTAGGTTTGGTCATGGACAGCAGCAGACGACACCGCATGCAGAAATGGGCAAAATTCAAAGCATCGGTTGCTGCCCACTTCAAGAAAGGCAAGATTGATGAGATCCAAGCTCGACTAGCAGAGATCAAGTCACACATATTTGAGCGACTCCAGGTTCTTCTATA CGACCACCGCCTGTCGCTGTCTAGATCGATGCATTCCCTCGAGGAAGCATCGGAAGGGTGGAACCGCGCCACGGAAAAGAGACTGAACGCCTTGGCCCAAGACCTCGGGAAACTCGCCGAGGAGTCCCAGTCGGCTGCCGAGGCGTCGAGCGAAGGCCTCAGAGTGTTCGCCGAGACCTGGGCTCGCGTgtccgaggaggccaagaaccAAGACACCGTCCTCGCAATCCTGGCAAGCCTGCGCTTTGCGCAGATCAAAGAGCGGCAGAGCGAGGTCCCCAAAGCCCATCGCACCACGTTCGAATGGGTCTTTAGCGAAGAATCACCCGTCGACTTCTCGGCCTGGCTCCTCGAGTCGAGCGGCCTCTTCTGGATCACGGGGAAGCCCGGGTCGGGGAAGTCCACCCTGATGAAGTTTCTTCTCGGGCACGAGCGGACGATGCTCCTCGCGGAAGGTTGGGCCAAGACAGAACCGCTCATCATCGCTAGCCACTTCTTCTGGGCCGTCGGCACGGAGATCCAGAAATCCCAGGAAGGCCTTCTCCGCACGCTGCTGTTCCAGGTTTTGGTGAACTGCCCGGGGATCATCTCCATGGTCTGCCCGGCGCGATACGCCAGCCCGTTCAGACGCCTGGACACTTGGAGCATCGAAGAGCTCTCGGAGGCGTTCATACGCCTTAAGGACATCCGGCCCCTACCGGCCCGCATCCTGTTGTTCGTGGACGGTCTCGACGAGTACAAGGGCAATAAGGGCGACTTGGTGCGGTTCCTACGGTCCACCTCCGAGTCTCCCTACATCAAAGTGTGCTGCGCGAGCAGGTCGTGGCCAGTGTTTCTCAACGGCTTCAAAGACGTCTCGGGCCAGATCCGCATGCACGAACTCACGGCCAACGATATGGTGTGCTACGTCCGGGACACGCTAGAACAGCATAGTTTCTTCGAAGCCCTGAGGAAACGCCACGAGGATGAGGCGGAAAATCTCGTCAGAGACATTGCGGAAAGGTCCGAAggcgtcttcttctgggtcttcctcgtcgtcaagtcACTGCTGCGCGGCCTGGACAACAGCGACGATCTCGGCATCCTGCAGAGGCGGCTCTCCGAGTTCCCCTCGGACCTCGACAAGTATTTCCAGCGCATGCTGGACACCATCGAGAACGTGTACAAAGAGAACGTCTCGTTGGTGTTCTCGATGCTTCTGCTGGCCAACTCGCCCCTGCCGACGGTTCTGTTTCTGGCACTGGAAGACCTGGTCGAAACGTGCAAGAAGGAACGAGACCACAAAGAACGGAATCAGAGCAAATTCTTTCCATCTCTGATGGCTTGGCGGCGGGATCTGGCGCCGAAGACCTTGGACACGTTTACCCTGAACGTCATCCACGATGCATTTGGACTAAAGCACGGGCAAGAGAAACAGTTGGCTTGCGGCGACCTCGAAGAATCGTTAGTGAAAACGAAGCAGGACCAGATCCTGGCGCAGTGTCGTGACTTGGTCCAGGCCTGGGAGATCGACGGTGGAATATCACCCTACCATCTGAGATTGGGATTCCTTCATCGTACCGTCGTGGAGTTTCTCCAGCAGTCCAAAGGAAACCAGTGGCACTCGACCCTCCCGGCGGAGCGTTACCTGCTCGGGAGATCATGTCTCGCCTTCGTAACGTTTTTAGGAGGCGTGCCTCTACACCAAACAGAAGAGTTTGTGCTGAGGTTGCTGTGTACCATACATGGCAACACGGCGCGACTTGACCATTTAAACGATTGGCTATTGGAAGGTCTCTTGCTAAAATTTGGTGACTACCCTTCCACAACTGCGGCTGATCCTCTCAGGAGAAGACTCGAAGGCGTAGTGATACAAGAATGGCTTCGAAGGGAGTATCCGTATGAGACGCCCGGAAGGCTCCGTGATTTTTGCGAGCAATACTTTCATTGGCTTCTGCACGAGTCAGGCCACATCGAAGTCGGGGATTGGGCGCGCATCTCATGGTCACGCATGATTGACTTGGAAACGCTTGAAAGGGTGCTGGGCGTGGACGGCCTCGTCTCCGAGCGCCGCCGGGAGCTATCTGTTGCATTTTTGGACTTCCTGGAGAGACTGTGCGCTTCCAGCGAAGAAGACAAGCCGAGGAACGCGTTTGACGTGTGCAAAGTGCTGATCCAGCACGGGATCGCAGGGTATGCGAGGGGCAACGGGAAGACCATGCCGTTCGGCCCGGATTCCAAGCAAACCAGGTCGGGGGATCCCGAGATGTTGGCGTTGACGCAGGTAACTACCCTCGAGCGGTTGCGGGGGAACAAAGTCTTTTCGGAAGAAGAGCTCCTGGAGCTTGGAGAAGCTTTCCCGTCAGGTAGTATTGCGCGGCACAAGACAACCGTGATAAGATGA
- a CDS encoding Protocatechuate 3, with product MQIAFRLVVLKDPSPPNLWLFAYVVSLFNYQEIRDHLKTSSAKFAECASFKTTVRDRGPGLKASVTEDSNDTFQKVNALKPVDSYRHGSLDLSKVQIGHKNGICVLAPDVAAGPYSWPRSETLRQNMTEDRTGVLLILDVGVMEMATCEPLFNALLAFWHCSATGSYFSFAALYVHRTMRIHADSTRQFVSDRVAVQRFNDSLPVFTDWVPHANGTIKTGNLNSAGQLLFDETVSQETMVLEPYVGYTEIDRTTDDVNSVFSSAWRSVTTRPPLLFPGMVRISPRTWSGIDTESGISLSGSETRGRGGGGGVDAALSGSQSAFPSGGTPSAMI from the exons ATGCAGATTGCATTTCGGTTAGTGGTCTTAAAGGATCCAAGTCCGCCTAACCTCTGGCTG TTTGCGTATGTAGTCTCGCTGTTCAATTATCAAGAGATTCGTGACCACTTGAAGACTTCATCTGCCAAGTTTGCCGAATGCGCAAGTTTCAAGACAACTGTACGAGATCGAGGGCCAGGCCTCAAGGCATCTGTAACCGAGGACAGCAATGATACCTTTCAAAAAGTGAATGCGTTGAAGCCGGTAGACTCGTATCGTCATGGTTCTCTCGATCTAAGCAAAGTTCAGATTGGACACAAG AACGGCATCTGCGTCCTCGCCCCGGACGTCGCCGCAGGACCATACTCCTGGCCCCGGTCCGAGACCCTTCGGCAGAACATGACGGAGGACCGGACCGGCGTGCTCCTGAtcctcgatgtcggcgtCATGGAAATGGCCACCTGCGAGCCTCTCTTCAACGCACTCCTCGCCTTCTGGCATTGCAGCGCCACCGGCAGCTACTTCAGCTTCGCAGC CTTGTACGTCCACCGCACTATGCGCATCCACGCTGACAGTACGCGCCAATTTGTCTCCGATCGTGTTGCTGTACAACGATTTAACGATTCGCTACCAGTCTTCACCGACTGGGTCCCCCACGCCAACGGCACGATCAAGACTGGAAACTTAAACTCCGCTGGCCAGCTGCTCTTCGACGAGACCGTCTCACAGGAGACTATGGTGCTAGAGCCGTATGTCGGCTACACCGAGATTGACCGCACGACCGACGACGTCAACTCGGTCTTCTCGTCTGCCTGGCGATCGGTTACAACCCGACCACCGCTATTGTTCCCTGGGATGGTGAGGATATCACCAAGGACATGGTCCGGCATCGATACGGAAAGCGGCATCTCTTTGAGTGGATCCGAgactcgaggaagaggcggtggcggtggtgttgatgctgccCTGAGTGGGAGCCAAAGCGCCTTTCCCAGTGGCGGCACGCCCTCGGCGATGATTTAA